acctgatggtcagtctgacagagctccagagttcctctgtggagatggttgtccttctggaaggttctcccatctctgctgcactccaccaatcaggcctttatggtagagtggccagacggaagccactcctcagtaaaaggtacatgacagccagcttggagtttgccaaaagtcacctaaagactctcagaccatgagaatcgagattctctggtttgatgaaaccaagatgtgacacttggcattcaggccaaatagttcagtctggaggaaacctggcaccatccctacggtgaagcttggtggtggcagcattatgctgtggggatgtttttcacgtGTTAATcttctgaaaatagctgtgcagcaacgccccccccccccatccaaactgccacagcttgagaggatctgctgagaacaatgggagaaactccttaaatacaggtgtgctaagcttgtagagtcatacccaagaagacttgaggttgtaatcgctgccaaaggtgcttaaacaaagtactgagtaaaaggtctgaatacttatgtaaatgtaatggtcCAGTTTatctttaatacatttgctaaaatatcTAAacctgtctttttttttttttttgctttgtcattatggggtattgtgtgcagattggggggggggggctgatttGAATAatttttagaatacggctgtaatgtaGAACAGTTCAAAGGGTCAGAGTGGCTTCCCGAAGGTATGACTGAATCTGACCGTGTGTCATGCCGAGATGTTCACGTTTTGAAACCATTCCATCCAGAATTCAACACTCCGCAATGTCTATCTAAccttatggtgtgtgtgtgtgtgtgtgtgtgtgtgtgtgtgtgtgtggtgtgtggtgtgtgtgtgtgtgtgtgtgtgtgtgtgtgtgtgtgtgtgtgtgtgtgtccagagagCGTCTATGGCTGAACGTGACCCTGGTGGTGTGTGGCGtgtttctcttcttcctcctggTGACGGGCTGCGTGCTGAAGGTCGGAAGAGACTTCCTGTGTGACTCTGTCCTACACGCTGTCCCCAACGTCACCAGGTACCATGACGTCCTCCAGATACACTTGTCTTCATGTTATATCTGCTACTACCACTGCAAGTAGACGGGGGGGAGGAATTAACAATGTTATTGGTCATGCGActaatagaacaggtgtagactttaccgggAAAATGTTACGTGCGAAAGCTTTATCCCAACAATGCAAAATAAAAGAAGAAATAgtgacacaataaaataacaataacacgGCTAAATACAaggagtagcagtactgagtcactaTGTAGGGGTACCAGATGGTAATGAGGCTATATGTAGGGGTACCAGATGGTAATGAGGCTAAATACAaggagtagcagtactgagtcactaTGTAGGGGTACCAGATGGTAATGAGGCTATGTAGGGATACCAGGTGGTAATGAGACTAAATACAaggagtagcagtactgagtcactaTGTAGTGGTACCAGATGGTAATGAGGCTATATGTAGGGGTACCAGGTGGTAATGAGACTAAATACAaggagtagcagtactgagtcactaTGTAGGGGTACCAGATGGTAATGAGGCTATATGTAGGGGTACCAGGTGGTAATGAGGCTATATGTAGGGGTACCAGGTGGTAATGAGGCTATATGTAGGGGTACCAGGTGGTAATGAGGCTATATGTAGGGGTACCAGGTGGTAATGAGGCTATATGTAGGGTACCAGGTGGTAATGAGGCTATATGTAGGAGTACCAGGTGGTAATGAGACTAAATACAaggagtagcagtactgagtcactaTGTAGGGGTACCAGGTGGTAATGAGGCTGTATGTAGGGGTACCAGGTGGTAATGAGGCTGTATGTAGGGGTACCAGGTGGTAATGAGGCTATATGTAGGGTACCAGGTGGTAATGAGGCTATATGTAGGGGTACCAGGTGGTAATGAGGCTATATGTAGGGGTACCAGGTGGTAATGAGGCTATATGTAGGGTACCAGGTGGTAATGAGGCTATATGTAGGAGTACCAGGTGGTAATGAGGCTATATGTAGGGGTACCAGGTGGTAATGAGACTAAATACAaggagtagcagtactgagtcactaTGTAGGGGTACCAGGTGGTAATGAGGCTATATGTAGGGGTACCAGGTGGTAATGAGGCTATATGTAGTGGTACCAGGTGGTAATGAGACTATATGTAGTGGTACCAGATGGTACTGAGGCTATATGTAGGGGTACCAGGTGGTAATGAGGCTATATGTAGTGGTACCAGATGGTACTGAGGCTATATGTAGGGGTACCAGGTGGTAATGAGGCTATATGTAGGAGTACCAGCTGGTAACAAGGCTATATGGACTTCTCTTTTCTTCAGATAGCATTGTTTCTGAATTGTGTGGGCAGTAGTCGTTTGTCAACTGTGTAAACATTCCTCTAGAAAATGTTTGAACTTTGGATTTATTCCCATCTAGGTGTGAACAGGCTCAGTCTCGGACCTGGATCAGTCCTTACACGGGAACGCAGTTCTACACTGGACTGTACAACGCTGGGGTTAGTATTAAGAGTTCTACACTGGACTGTACAGGTCTGGGGTCAGCGTTAACAGACAGTTCTACACTGGACTGTACAGGTCTGGGGTCAGCGTTAACACACAGTTCTACACTGGACTGTACAGGTCTGGGGTCAGCATTAACACACAGTTCTACACTGGACTGTACAGGTCTGGGGTCAGCATTAACACACAGTTATGACATCAGATCTCATTAACAGACTATttgcttctcctctctccctccctcccttctcctctctccctccctcccttctcctctctccctcccttcccttctcctctctccctcccttcccttctcctctctccctcccttcccttctcctctctctctccctcccttctcctctctctctccctcccttctcctctctccctcccttcccttctcctctctccctcccttcccttctcctctctccctcccttcccttctcctctctccctcccttctactctctccctcccttctactctctccctcctgcttctactctctccctcctgcttctactctctccctcctgcttctactctctccctcctgcttctactctctccctcctgcttctctccctccctcctgcttctctccctcccttctcctccctccctcccttctcctctctccctccctcccttctcctctctccctccctcccttctcctctctccctccctcccttctcctctctctctccctcccttctcctctctctctccctccctcccttctcctctctctccctccctcccttctcctctctctctccctccctcccttctcctctctctctctctccctcccttcccttctcctccctccctcctgcttctctccctcccttctactctctccctcctgcttctctccatctctccctcccttctactctctctctctcccaccttcctctctccagACAGCAGTGTGGGTGAACTTCTTTTTCTGGATTCTGATTGGCATACTGGTGGTGATCCAGAGAGGTCAAGGGTCAGATTCCAGAATGATGACGCCCTCTGAGACCGAACGTCTTTTCCCAGGCCAGGCCCAGCAGCAGTGACTCATAAGTCTCGCCGTACGACCTGTTGGCGAggcgctcaaacacacacacacacacacacacacacacacacacacacacatctaacaCTCCTCACTGTTTTACCTGTAAGAGAATgaatgacctgtgtgtgtgtgaggctgtgtAGGTCTCTCACACAGTCACTCTTCTACAGCTGTTCCTgggctcggtgtgtgtgtgtgtgtgtggacctctGAGTACCGCAGCCTAGTGAAGCCGAGATGGTCTACACTGGAATAAAGGATATTAGATATGGTGTCATGTCACTGTTCACCTTGTTTTGATACAGTGTAACTGAGAACAATTCATGTACCTTTTTGTGAAGCTCTTATACATTTCTCTGTTGTCCCTCAATCCGCAGTCCTTTTAGTTCTTGTATTtcgggagaggtgtgtgtgtgagagactggcTTACAGGGACATCAGTTGTCTCAGATaatctctccgtgtgtgtgtgtgtccattcagGACCAGAGACAAACCAGGTCACAGTCGGCATCGTCACACTGTCCTAAGCAAACACACAAAGATTCCTTCCTGGCTATTAAGAAGCAATTTTGTTACATCATTCCCTTTCTGCCTGCAATTATTTGTACTTTTTCATTTTTATAAATATTGAAAAGCAAATATGTGTTTTGATTTGAGCGAGGTATTGATGTTTTTTTACAGAACTTTCTAAAACAGTTATCGACCAATAacagtaggtgtgagcagagcatcTTGACCAATAAAGACTCATTGGTTAAATAAATGACTCACTGATCTTTCCTCTGACAGAAAGGTACTGTAGGCCAGCCAGATGTTTACATGCTCTCTCTCCCAGGCTGTTTCTTTACAACGCTAAGGTACTGTAGGCCAGCCAGATGTTTACATGCTCTCCCAGGCTGTTTCTTTACAATACTAAACTACTGTAGGCCAGCCAGATGTTTACATGCTCTCCCAGGCTGTTTCTTTACAATACTAAACTACTGTAGGCCAGCCAGATGTTTACATGCTCTCCCAGGTTGTTTCTTTACAATACTAAACTACTGTAGGCCAGCCAGATGTTTACATGCTCTCTCTCCCAGGCTGTTTCTTTACAATGCTAAGCTACTGTAGGTTCTGCTCCCTAAAACTAAATAAACATGACTCCAGACTGTGTAAAAGCCTGTCAAATGTGGCATTAGCCTttttctattgtgtgtgtgtgtgtacacgcactaccgttcaaaagtttggaaatgttcttgtttttgaaagaaaagccgctcctttctattctggttagggccagtttgtgctgttctgtgaagggagtagtacacggcgttgtacgagatcttcagtttcttggcaatttcttgcatgggaagagccttcatttctcagaacaagaatagactggcgagtttcagaagaaagttaattgtttctggccattttgagcctgtaatcgaacccacaaatgctgatgctccagatactcaactagtctaaagaaggccagttttattgcttctttaatcaggacaacagttttcagctctgctaacataattacaaaagggttttataatgatcaaATAGCCTTTTTAAAATGGGGAAAAActaggattagctaacacaatgtgccattggaacacaggagtgatggttgctgataatgggcctctgtacgcccatgtagatattccatttaaaagaATCAGACATTTCCAGCTACAACGGTAATTTACAacgtctacattgtatttctgatcaatttcatattttaatggagagaaaaaaaaggatGTTTCTAAgagaccacaaacttttgaacgtgTGTGTCTGTCATGAGAACTGGTCACCAAGCAACCAATCTATTGGTTGGGGATGTtagacatatatacatatgtatctactatttcagccacacccgttgctgccaggtgtataaaatcgagcacacggccatgcaatctccatagacaaacattggcattagAATGGCCTTTTTAATGAAGATCtcggtgactttcaacgtggcggcgtcacaggatgccacctttccgacAAGTAGAAGTAgaaaggccacacaagctcacagaacgggaccgctgagtgcagAGGCGCGTAAACATCGTCTGgcggctgctgaagggaggactgCTCACAGTGATGGAGTCAATGGAACGGGATCAACCAAGTGGAAACCTTCTGATGTGTTTGGTGCCATTCCGtttactccgttccagccattattatgagcctccactggttgcaacactcaccaccCGGTTCCAAACctcctctggaagcaatgtcagcaggTGAACTGGTCGTcggggagcttcatgaaatcggTTTGCGTGGCCGAGCAGCCATagacaagcctaagatcaacatgctcaatgccaagcatcagctggagtggtgtaaagctcgccgccattggactctggagcagaggaaacgcgttctctggagtgattgaatcacgcttcaccacctGGTAGTCTAACCgattaatcttttttttttttttcggatgccaggagaacactacatgccccaatgcacagtgccaactgtaaagtttggtggaggaggaataatggtctggggctgaatttcatggttcgggctaggcccttagttccagtgaagggaaatcttcacgctacagcatacagtgaCAGTCTAGAAAATGATATACTTCCAAatttatggcaacagtttggggaaggtcctctCCTGTTTCCGCATCACAATTCTACGGTGCACaaaacgaggtccatacagaaatagtttgtcaattgttgtgaaagaacttgactggccggcacagagccctgacctcaaccccatcgaacacctctgggatgaattggaacaccgactgcgagccaggcctaaacgCCAAACATCAGtggaaaggggggaccaactacatattaatgcccatgattttggaatcagatgttcgacgagcaggtgtccacatacttttggtcatgtagtgcagcCTGATGGTTAGGGATGATAAATAGGGTTAGAGAACAAGAGACAAGTGTACGTTGttaaaataattatttatttaactcCATCGCAGCCTTGGTACCAagctgttctcctctctctctacctctttctcccctctctctctacctcttactcccctctctctctacctctttctcccctctctctctacctctttctcccctctctctctctacctcttactcccctctctctctacctctttctcccctctctctctacctctttctcccctctctctctacctctttctcccctctctctctacctctttctcccctctctctctctctctctacctctttctcccccctctctctctctctctacctctttctcccttctctctctctctagctctttctcccctctctctctctagctctttctcctctctctctctagctctttctcctctctctctagctctttctcccctctctctctctctagctctttctcccctctctctctctctagctctttctcccctctctctctctacctctttctcccctctctctctacctctttctcccctctctctctctacctctttctcccctctctctctctacctctttctcccctctctctctctacctctttctcccctctctctctacctctttctcccctctctctctacctctttctcccctctctctctacctctctacctctttctctctacctctctctctctacctctttctctctacctctctctctctacctctctctctctacctctctctctctacctctctctctctacctcttccttctcttccattTAGAGTGTCCTGCTGAGTTTGCGGTGCATTCTATCACTGGCCTCCATCTGAGCTTTGGTATCCAGCAGTTCTTCTAGCTGTCTTCTCATCCGGGCCATATCCAGCTGGGTGGCTTGACACtgttaaatcaatcaatcaatcatctaTCAGTTAATCTGTCTACAATATATAAATATCTATCCATCCACAAATCaacatctcacctgttctctcaaGCACGCCGACTCCTCCCGCAGTGCGGCGGCGGCCACAGCGAGCTGCTCACTACGCTCCCGACACTGGGACTGCATCTTAACTGCGTCTGTCAAAAGGGACTCGATGCTCACTGCTACGGAGTCACACTGGTCCTTAGAcatggtctggagagagacagagagagaggaggaggggcattTAGAGACTGGTCCTTAGAcatggtctggagagagacagagagagaggaggaggggcattTAGAGACTGGTCCTTAGAcatggtctggagagagacagagagagaggaggaggaggaggaggagaggcattaAGAGACTGGTCCGTTGAcatggtctggagagagacagagagagaggaggagaggcatttAGAGACTGGTCCTTagacatggtggtgatggtgatggatggtctatataggtggagagagagaaggaggagaggcatTTAGAGACTGGTCCGTTGACATGGtctgaagagagacagagagagaggaggaggaggagaggcattaAGAGACTGGTCCGTTGACATGGtctgaagagagacagagagaggaggagaagcattTAGAGACTGGTCCTTagacatggtggtgatggtgaggaGTGGTCTatataggtggagagagaggaggaggggaggcatTTAGAGACTGGTCCTTagacatggtggtgatggtgaggaGTGGTCTATATaggtggacagagaggaggggaggcatTTAGAGACTGGTCCTTagacatggtggtgatggtgaggaGTGGTCTatataggtggagagagagaaggaggagaggcatTTAGAGACTGGTCCGCTGACATGGtctgaagagagatggagggatgtggagagagaaggaggagaagcaTTTAGAGACTGGTCCTTAGacatgatgatggtggtgatggatGGTCTatacaggtggagagagagagaagtccccAGACAGGATGAAGGTACAGAAGAATGAAGGGAAAGTACAGCAGGGGCAGCTCGACATGTCCgtctaactctcctctctctaaacaCGACAcacacagtgggaacaacattcaCAAAACACTTCTTAAGATGGGAACTATGTGCAATTCCTCAACATCTTAAGATATAATTTTCTTAGAAAACTCTCACATATCTTCTTATCTATGTACTTTAAGAATATTGCTGCTAGGCAACCGATCTAGCTAGCTATGTAGCTAGCAATGGCAATCACGTTAGCATATTTATTACCGAGATTACTGTTCTAAAACATGTTATTGGGTTTAAAACCATCAATACTGAAACTTTCAGATTAAGTTTGTGTGAATTAAATACAATAAATGGCTTTTATGAGCGTATTTTCCCAACGCCCTGAGCTCAACATTAAGGCTTTAACCATCTTGGAATAAAGAAACATTTCCAAGATTAAATCAAACAAGATTTCAAGAATCACATTTCTTCTTACTTTATAATTGCTTATGTTTCTCCTTAAGCAAAAAGTTAAGAACATTTCCAAAAACTTTATGAAGGATATCAACTTAGCTGAACTTTCTTTATAGATCTATAGTTaaattggggggggggtctatagtTAAATTGGGGGGTCTATAGTTAAAATGGGGGTTGTCTATAGTTAAATTGGGGGGGTCTATAGTTAAAATGGGAGGGTTGTCTATAGTTAAATTGGGGGGGGAATCTATAGTTAAATTGGGGGGTCTATAGTTAAAATGGGAGGGTTGTCTATAGTTAAATTGGGGGGGGAATCTATAGTTAAATTGGAGGGGGAATCTATAGTTAAATTGGGGGGGGGGAATCTATAGTTAAATTGGGGGGGAATCTATAGTTAAATTGGGGGGGGAATCTATAGTTAAATTGGGGGGGGGGAATCTATAgttaaattgggggggggggatctataGTTAAATTGGGGGGGGAATCTATAGTTAAATTGGGGGGGAATCTATAGTTAAATTGGGGGGGGAATCTATAGTTAAATTGGGGGGGGGGAATCTATAGTTAAATTGGGGGGGGAATCTATAGTTAAATTGGGGGGTGGTCTATAGTTAAATTGGGGGGAATCTATAGTTAAATTGGGGGGTCTCTATAGTTAAATTGGGGGGTGGTCTATAGTTAAATTGGGGGGGGAATCTATAGTTAAATTGGGGGGGGAATCTATAGTTAAATTGGGGGGGAATCTATAGTTAAATTGGGGGGGGATCTATAGTTAAATTGGGGGGGGAATCTATAGTTAAATTGGGGGGGGAATCTATAGTTAAATTGGGGGGGGAATCTATAGTTAAATTGGGGGGGGAATCTATAGTTAAATTGGGGGGGGGTCTATAGTTAAATTGGGGGGGGTCTATAgttaaattgggggggggggatctataGTTAAATTGGGGGGGGGAATCTATAGGGGGGAATCTATAGTTAAATTGGGGGGGGGGAATCTATAGTTAAATTGGGGGGGGTGGATGGCAGCTAAGACATATTGATCTTAAgaaggttttgtgaatctgggTCCTGGACCCCATACGTCAAGAGCTTAGCCTGGAATCTGAAGCTTACAGGGGCTTGTCTCTCACCAGCAAGCCCCTGGCATTACAACTAGGTGCAGGCCTGACCGGCCCcatagtgtgtgggtgtgtgtcccaCATTTAAAGAGCTTTAAACACAAACACATATGTGAGCTGAGGGATGACACCTATCTAGGGCTCACAGCATGGAATCGgcagtgtgtgtgcctgcctgcgtgtGAGTATGGTGACGCAGACAGAGACAACCAGGTCACGCCCTATAACCAGTGTACAAACAAGATCACCGTCTGGACTAACCCTTGCAGGGTGTTTTATAGAGCTGGGACATCTTCTAGAATGTAGAATAGTGTTCCAATTCTAGATGTTCAGTCACATGACATTATTTGTTAATAGTGGCGTTGccatggctgccatagaatggTGTAGGGTCATGTAAATGACTCATAATGCAGAAACCTCATTGGTCCAACTCTCCGTCAGTAGCTAGGTGAACATAGATGCTGTAGTTGGGGGAGAGCATCAATCAAACACGGAATATTAAATACTTCAGATAGACCTGACTGAATGATCCATGAGGCTCGAAGTGGCCTGAAAGAGGCTTACTCCTGGCTTATCGAGCCTAACCcttcatcctctgtctctctctgtctctctgtctctctgtctctctctctctctctctgtctctctctctctctctctctctctctctctctctctctctctctctctctctctctctctctctctttgtgtggcTTTGACACATAAGTCAaatgtacaacaacaacaaaagacaTCTAAAATAAAGGTAATTTTAAAAGTCAAGTCAATAGCAGGATTCATACTCTTTTTGTATTCATTGATTAGTTCCGTTGTCATGGCAGTTAACAAGACTTGTCTGCAATATTTGACGACATTAAAGCTTACCAAAGATGACAGGTGCCTTTTCAATATGGACCTTGTTCAGGTAGATGCTCAGTTCGTTTTATTCTCCTGTTTTCTGGACGTCCGACTCAAcaccgtctcgctctctctctctccttcaaagATCTGTCTCGCTTCCTTCTCTTCCCGTCTTCCTCTCCCTTGGAACATGCCCGATACTCGACCGCACGGTAATCCCacgagatgagagagacagagagagagggggggtggaagagagagaggtaagctCCTCTACAATCCATTTAAATCTCTAGGAGACACGATATAAGTAAACGAACAGGTCCAATCCAGGTTATTAGGTTTACAGCAAATCAGGCCGCCTGCTATTGCTTCCTTTTACAGCTAGAGGGCGCCAGTCACAGCACACAAATATAAGTATTAAAAAGATATTTAGATGGTGGGATACTCTCGCGCTTCCTCAGTGGAAAGATGCTATTGAGGAGGCGAGGACAATCTTCTGTTCTCCTACTAGCCAATTGACACTCTCCTCAACCActcgagagagacagaggggggggggtagagagagacacacagagacagagagacagaaggggggtagagagagaaacacagacacagagacagagaaggggggtagagagagacacacagagacagagagagagacagagaaggggggtagagagagacacacagagacagacagaaaagggggggtagagagacacacacagagagagagacagaaggggggtagagagagacacacagagacagagaagggggatagagagggacacacagagacagagagagacagagaaggggggtagagagagagacacagagacagagaaaggacagACTAGGGTCCCCCAGCCACATTATATTTCACACGGGCACAAATTACCTGAAGGCCCAGCAGGAAAGGGTATCCacagcactcaagggagtgattTGAAAAAGCTtctcaaatcacattgtattggtcacatgcacatggttggcagatgtaaatgcgagtgtagcgaaatgcttgtgcttctagttccgacaatgcagtaataaccaacgagtaatctaacctcaggactacctggcatgatgactccttgctgtccccagtccacctggccgtgctgctgctagtaaaagctttgtgttccatcGTGTccagtgttgtttttgtgtggtttaggccCCGGACCGTCACAGTAGatgtgagcagagcatgttgagcatctgataCGTACCTCTTAGGTCCCAGGATGGGGCTTGGGTgggtgtaatagtgggggttgggcctgttgctcAGATATCCtgcttccggcgccgacagagatggccgcctcgcttcgcgttcctaggaaactatgcagttttttgtttttttatgtgttatttcttacattagtaccccaggtcatcttaggtttcattacatacagccgagaagaactactgtatataagatcagcgtcaactcaccatcagtacgaccaagaatatgtttttttgcgacgcggatcctgtgttctgccttacaaacaggacaacggaatggatcgcatgcagcgacccaaaaaacgactccgaaaaagagggaaacgtagcggtcttctggttagactacggagacgggcacatcgtgccccacttcctagcattcttcttgccaatgtccagtctcttgacaacaaggttgatgaaatccgagcaagggtagcattccagagggacatcagagactgtaacgttctgtgcttcacggaaacatggctcactggagagacgctatccgatgcggtgcagccaacgggtttctccacgcatcgcgccgacagaaacaaacacctttctggtaagaagaggggtgggggtgtatgccttatggctaacgaggcatggtgcgatgaaagaaacatacaggaactcaaatccttctgttcacctgatttagaattcctcacaatcaaatatagaccgcattacctaccaagagaattctcttcgattataatcacataTAATcacgtatatatcccccccaagcagacacatcgatggctctgaacgaactttatttaactctttgcaaactggaaaccatttacccggaggctgcattcatcgttgttggggattttaacaaggctaatctgaaaacaagactccctaaattttatcagcatatcgattgcgcaaccaggggcggaaaaaccttggatcactgttactctaacttccgcgacgcatagaaggccctgccccgcccccctttcagaaaagctgaccacaactccattttgctgatacctgcctacagacaaaagctaaaaaaagaagctcccacgctgaggtctgtccaacgctggtccgacc
Above is a genomic segment from Oncorhynchus masou masou isolate Uvic2021 chromosome 23, UVic_Omas_1.1, whole genome shotgun sequence containing:
- the tmem179ba gene encoding transmembrane protein 179B, which gives rise to MMVIPWLLLLEMGLYASSFVCGIVTASSLTIVQGGFGGLCMLYGTVNHNSSSGSILVQTSSSPSLCYFVSAISVCVAVFCFSISLYWIYTCCLDGGVNRERLWLNVTLVVCGVFLFFLLVTGCVLKVGRDFLCDSVLHAVPNVTRCEQAQSRTWISPYTGTQFYTGLYNAGTAVWVNFFFWILIGILVVIQRGQGSDSRMMTPSETERLFPGQAQQQ